One window of the Klebsiella sp. WP3-W18-ESBL-02 genome contains the following:
- a CDS encoding PAS domain-containing methyl-accepting chemotaxis protein, which translates to MSTLSDLNASASLLDEHTTLMSTTDLNSYITHVNDDFVKVSGYSREEMHGKPHNLVRHPDMPKAAFADMWRTLKQGEPWSGIVKNQPKNGGHYWVRANAIPQVRNGKTIGYMSIRTRATAEEVAAVEPLYQALREARSHKRLDKGLVVSKRWWGRLSALPLRWRARSVMLGFYLLLAASLLALSAPVSAVLVSALILLLTTAVFEWQIVRPIENVARQALSVATGERNSVEHLQRSDELGLMLRAVGQLGLMCRWLINDVSSQVNSVSNGSDVLARGNEDLNQRTQETVVNVQQTVATMSQMATSVQNNSQTAAEADKLSLAASGAAAQGGQAMHRVVQTMEEIADSTQRIGSITTLINDIAFQTNILALNAAVEAARAGEQGKGFAVVAGEVRHLASRSATAANEIRQLIEASASKVRSGSEQVHAAGQTMDDIVSQVQNVTQLIAQISQSTSEQATGLSELTRAVSKLDEITQMNAGLVAESANVSAMVKHRASRLQDAVTVLH; encoded by the coding sequence ATGTCTACCCTGTCCGATCTGAACGCGTCCGCCTCCCTGCTGGACGAACACACCACGCTTATGTCGACCACCGACCTCAATAGCTACATTACCCACGTCAACGATGACTTTGTGAAGGTCAGCGGCTACAGCCGCGAAGAGATGCACGGCAAACCGCACAACCTGGTGCGCCACCCGGATATGCCCAAGGCGGCGTTTGCCGATATGTGGCGCACGCTCAAGCAGGGGGAACCGTGGAGCGGCATTGTCAAAAATCAGCCAAAAAACGGCGGCCATTATTGGGTGCGCGCGAACGCTATCCCGCAGGTGCGTAATGGTAAAACGATCGGCTATATGTCGATTCGGACGCGTGCGACGGCCGAAGAGGTGGCCGCCGTCGAGCCGCTGTATCAGGCGCTGCGTGAAGCGCGCAGCCATAAACGCCTCGATAAAGGTCTGGTCGTAAGCAAACGCTGGTGGGGCCGTCTGTCTGCGCTCCCGCTGCGCTGGCGCGCCAGAAGCGTAATGCTGGGATTTTATCTGCTGCTGGCGGCGAGTCTGCTGGCGCTGAGCGCGCCGGTGTCGGCGGTACTGGTGTCAGCGCTGATTCTGCTGCTGACAACGGCGGTGTTTGAATGGCAGATCGTTCGCCCGATTGAAAACGTTGCGCGTCAGGCGCTGAGCGTTGCGACCGGCGAGCGTAATAGCGTAGAGCATCTGCAGCGTAGCGATGAACTGGGGTTGATGCTGCGCGCCGTAGGCCAGCTGGGCCTGATGTGCCGCTGGCTGATTAACGATGTCTCAAGCCAGGTCAATAGCGTGAGCAACGGCAGTGATGTGCTGGCGCGCGGTAACGAAGACCTGAATCAGCGCACGCAGGAAACGGTGGTTAACGTCCAGCAGACCGTGGCCACCATGAGCCAGATGGCCACGTCGGTGCAGAATAACTCGCAGACCGCAGCGGAGGCCGACAAGCTCTCGCTGGCCGCCAGCGGCGCGGCGGCGCAGGGCGGCCAGGCGATGCACCGGGTGGTACAGACGATGGAAGAGATTGCCGACAGCACCCAGCGTATCGGCTCGATTACGACGTTGATTAACGATATTGCCTTCCAGACCAATATCCTGGCGCTAAATGCGGCAGTAGAAGCCGCGCGGGCGGGAGAGCAGGGGAAAGGGTTTGCGGTCGTGGCCGGCGAGGTGAGACATTTGGCCAGTCGAAGCGCAACGGCGGCCAACGAAATTCGTCAACTGATAGAAGCCAGCGCCAGCAAGGTACGGTCGGGATCCGAGCAGGTGCATGCGGCAGGGCAAACGATGGATGACATTGTCTCGCAGGTACAGAATGTCACCCAACTGATTGCACAGATTAGCCAGTCAACCTCCGAGCAGGCGACCGGGCTTTCTGAGTTAACCCGTGCGGTATCGAAGCTCGATGAAATCACCCAGATGAATGCCGGGCTGGTGGCGGAAAGCGCCAACGTATCGGCGATGGTTAAGCACCGCGCCAGCCGACTTCAGGATGCCGTCACCGTACTGCACTAA
- a CDS encoding PadR family transcriptional regulator, with amino-acid sequence MKPFSDTEHRGRGHRGGHRECEHRGGHGEGHGGGRRQRFFGHGELRLVILNIVKDNASHGYELIKAVEALTQGHYSPSPGVIYPTLDLLQDQGLITVHEEDGGRKKIAITAEGTQALAESEEQLAQIQVRLKARMVGHELRKHPQMKRALDNFKAVLDLKVNQEEISDAQLKQIVGVIDRAALEISQLD; translated from the coding sequence ATGAAACCTTTCTCTGATACTGAACATCGTGGCCGTGGTCATCGCGGCGGGCATCGCGAGTGCGAACACCGCGGCGGGCATGGTGAGGGCCACGGCGGCGGACGTCGCCAGCGTTTCTTCGGCCACGGTGAGCTTCGTCTGGTCATTCTCAACATCGTGAAGGATAACGCCAGCCACGGCTACGAGCTGATTAAGGCCGTTGAAGCCTTGACCCAGGGCCACTATAGCCCGAGCCCGGGAGTGATCTATCCGACGCTTGATCTGTTGCAAGATCAGGGGCTGATTACCGTGCACGAAGAGGATGGCGGCCGCAAAAAGATCGCCATTACCGCCGAAGGAACGCAGGCGCTGGCGGAGAGCGAAGAACAGCTGGCGCAGATTCAGGTGCGTCTGAAGGCCAGAATGGTCGGTCACGAACTGCGTAAGCACCCACAAATGAAGCGCGCCCTGGATAACTTCAAGGCCGTACTCGACCTGAAAGTTAACCAGGAAGAAATCAGCGACGCGCAGCTCAAGCAGATTGTCGGCGTCATCGACCGCGCGGCGCTGGAGATTTCACAGCTGGATTAG
- a CDS encoding siderophore-interacting protein — protein sequence MKEKKYPQRVRNELRFRELTVLRVERISDAFQRVVLGGEALDGFSSRGFDDHTKLFFPEAGMNITPPTVTDEGIVWAEGVRPPSRDYTPLYNAERHELAYDFFIHEGGVASRWAMNAKVGDTLTLGGPRGSLIVPEDYAWQLYVCDETGLPALRRRLIALSALAKRPQVTALVMVGNTADKAYLAGFDDVNIEWISGYDSAAVAARLAQLKVPESDYFIWLTGEGKVVKKLTDDFVTDDLDPQLVRSSAYWHAK from the coding sequence ATGAAAGAAAAAAAGTACCCACAGCGCGTACGTAATGAACTTCGCTTTCGCGAACTGACGGTGCTGCGCGTCGAGCGTATCAGCGACGCTTTTCAGCGCGTTGTGCTGGGCGGTGAAGCGCTTGATGGCTTTAGCTCGCGCGGTTTTGATGACCACACCAAGCTGTTTTTCCCTGAGGCCGGGATGAACATCACGCCGCCGACGGTGACTGATGAAGGGATTGTGTGGGCCGAAGGCGTTCGCCCACCGTCGCGAGACTACACGCCGCTGTACAACGCTGAGCGTCATGAACTGGCCTACGATTTCTTTATTCACGAAGGGGGCGTCGCCAGCCGCTGGGCGATGAATGCCAAAGTGGGCGATACGTTAACCCTCGGCGGGCCGCGCGGCTCGCTGATTGTGCCAGAAGATTATGCATGGCAGCTTTACGTTTGCGATGAAACCGGTCTGCCGGCGCTGCGTCGCCGCTTGATAGCGCTGAGTGCGCTAGCAAAGCGCCCGCAGGTGACTGCGCTGGTGATGGTGGGGAATACGGCGGACAAAGCCTATCTGGCCGGATTTGATGACGTGAACATCGAGTGGATTAGTGGATATGATAGCGCCGCCGTGGCCGCGCGGTTGGCGCAGCTTAAGGTTCCTGAGTCAGATTACTTTATCTGGCTGACCGGCGAGGGTAAGGTGGTCAAAAAACTGACCGACGATTTTGTGACCGACGACCTCGACCCTCAGTTGGTGCGTTCCAGCGCCTACTGGCACGCAAAATAA
- a CDS encoding peptide MFS transporter, whose protein sequence is MHSSVNKHESRTFFGHPYPLGSLFFTEMWERFSFYGIRPLLILFMAATVYDGGMGLARENASAIVGIFAGTMYLAALPGGWLADNWLGQQKAVWYGSILIALGHLSIALSAFMGDNLFFIGLMFIVLGSGLFKTCISVMVGTLYKKGDARRDGGFSLFYMGINMGSFIAPLISGWLIKSHGWHWGFGIGGIGMLVALVIFRVFAVPAMKRYDSEVGLDSTWNSPVAKKNGVGAWLLALAVGVAVIITLIAQGIIVINPVAVASVLVYVIAASVALYFVYLFAFAGLSRKERARLLVCFILLVSAAFFWSAFEQKPTSFNLFANDYTNRMIGDFEIPAVWFQSINALFIILLAPVFSWAWPALARRNVRPGSITKFVIGILCAAAGFGLMMLAAQNVLSNGGAGVSPLWLVGSILMLTLGELCLSPIGLATMTLLAPERMRGQMMGLWFCASALGNLAAGLIGGHVKADQLDMLPDLFARCSIALLICAAVLCVLIVPVRRMLENSKSSAEQSPTTHA, encoded by the coding sequence ATGCATTCCTCTGTTAACAAACACGAAAGCCGTACCTTTTTCGGTCACCCGTATCCGCTCGGGTCGCTGTTCTTTACCGAAATGTGGGAGCGCTTTTCGTTTTACGGCATTCGCCCGCTCCTGATCCTGTTTATGGCCGCGACCGTGTATGACGGCGGCATGGGGTTAGCGCGTGAGAATGCGTCGGCCATTGTGGGTATCTTTGCCGGCACGATGTACCTGGCGGCGCTGCCGGGCGGTTGGCTGGCAGATAACTGGCTTGGTCAGCAAAAAGCCGTATGGTACGGCTCAATTCTGATTGCGCTGGGTCACCTGTCGATTGCGCTCTCCGCCTTTATGGGCGACAACCTGTTCTTTATCGGCCTGATGTTTATCGTTCTGGGATCGGGGTTGTTTAAAACCTGTATCTCCGTGATGGTCGGTACGCTGTATAAAAAAGGCGACGCCCGCCGCGACGGCGGTTTCTCGCTGTTTTACATGGGCATCAACATGGGCTCGTTTATCGCGCCGTTGATTTCCGGCTGGCTGATCAAGTCACACGGCTGGCATTGGGGCTTCGGTATCGGCGGTATCGGGATGCTGGTGGCGTTGGTTATCTTCCGCGTGTTCGCTGTGCCGGCGATGAAACGTTACGACAGCGAAGTTGGGCTGGATTCCACCTGGAATAGCCCGGTCGCTAAGAAGAACGGCGTGGGGGCCTGGCTGCTGGCGCTGGCGGTTGGCGTAGCGGTCATTATCACTCTGATTGCCCAGGGTATCATCGTGATTAACCCGGTCGCGGTGGCGAGCGTGCTGGTGTACGTGATCGCCGCGTCGGTCGCGTTGTACTTCGTTTATCTGTTTGCCTTTGCGGGCCTGAGCCGTAAAGAACGCGCGCGCCTGCTGGTGTGTTTTATCCTGCTGGTGTCCGCCGCGTTTTTCTGGTCGGCGTTCGAGCAGAAGCCCACCTCCTTCAACCTGTTTGCTAACGACTACACTAACCGCATGATCGGTGATTTCGAGATCCCGGCGGTGTGGTTCCAGTCGATTAACGCGCTGTTTATCATTCTGCTGGCTCCGGTGTTTAGCTGGGCCTGGCCTGCGCTGGCGCGTCGGAACGTGCGTCCAGGCAGTATCACCAAGTTTGTTATCGGTATTCTGTGTGCGGCGGCGGGCTTTGGCCTGATGATGCTGGCGGCACAGAACGTGTTGAGCAACGGCGGGGCTGGCGTATCGCCGCTATGGCTGGTGGGCAGCATCCTGATGCTGACGCTCGGTGAACTGTGCCTGAGCCCGATTGGCCTGGCGACCATGACGCTGCTGGCGCCGGAAAGAATGCGCGGCCAGATGATGGGCCTGTGGTTCTGCGCCAGCGCGTTGGGTAACCTGGCAGCGGGCCTGATTGGTGGCCACGTTAAGGCTGACCAGTTGGACATGCTGCCGGATCTGTTTGCCCGCTGCTCTATCGCGCTGCTGATTTGCGCGGCAGTGCTGTGCGTGCTGATTGTGCCGGTACGCCGGATGCTGGAAAACAGCAAATCCAGCGCGGAGCAGAGCCCGACCACTCACGCCTGA
- a CDS encoding DUF1889 family protein, producing the protein MPAVIDKALDFIGGMNTSEPVPQSMDESTAKGILKYLNELGTPVSAADITARGDRDGWNAGFTQKVVGWAEKVGSGDHMLIKNPEYFSDYIREELRALV; encoded by the coding sequence ATGCCAGCAGTCATTGATAAAGCATTGGATTTTATTGGTGGTATGAATACGTCTGAGCCGGTGCCACAGTCTATGGACGAAAGTACAGCGAAGGGAATTCTCAAGTATTTGAACGAACTGGGTACGCCGGTGAGCGCTGCCGACATTACGGCACGAGGCGATCGCGATGGCTGGAACGCCGGGTTTACCCAGAAGGTTGTGGGCTGGGCCGAGAAGGTCGGCTCTGGCGATCATATGCTGATTAAAAACCCGGAATATTTTTCCGATTACATACGTGAAGAGCTGCGCGCTCTGGTATAA